In Callospermophilus lateralis isolate mCalLat2 chromosome 18, mCalLat2.hap1, whole genome shotgun sequence, one DNA window encodes the following:
- the LOC143383275 gene encoding kallikrein-2-like, which yields MWFLVLFLVLSLWGTGAAPPIQSRIIGGWECQKNSHPWQAAVYHHDLAVCGGVLVHPQWVLTAAHCFRNNIRVALGRHNLGAEEDTSQLVPVSYAFPHPLYNMNYLKSATSTDNDRSHDLMLLRLSEPARITHAVKVLDLPTREPEVGSTCLASGWGSIQPDKFLSPGTLQCVDLNLMPNDICSKAYSEKVTDTMLCAGRWQGGKDTCGGDSGGPLICNGMLQGLTSWGSDPCAVPQQPALYTKLKAYRKWIEDTMVANP from the exons ATGTGGTTCCTGGTTCTGTTCCTCGTCCTGTCCCTGTGGGGGACTG GTGCTGCGCCCCCCATCCAGTCTCGGATCATAGGGGGCTGGGAGTGCCAGAAGAATTCCCATCCCTGGCAGGCGGCCGTGTACCATCATGATTTAGCAGTGTGTGGGGGCGTCCTGGTGCACCCCCAGTGGGTCCTCACTGCTGCCCACTGCTTCAGAAA CAATATCCGGGTCGCTCTGGGTCGTCACAACCTGGGTGCTGAGGAGGACACATCCCAGTTGGTCCCTGTCAGCTACGCCTTCCCCCACCCGCTCTACAACATGAACTATCTGAAGAGCGCCACCAGCACCGACAATGACAGAAGCCACGACCTGATGCTGCTCCGCCTGTCGGAGCCCGCCCGGATCACCCACGCCGTGAAGGTCCTGGACCTGCCCACCCGGGAGCCAGAAGTGGGGAGCACCTGCCTGGCTTCTGGCTGGGGCAGCATACAACCAGACAAGT TCTTGAGCCCAGGGACTCTCCAGTGTGTGGACCTCAACCTCATGCCCAATGACATTTGTAGTAAAGCCTATTCTGAGAAGGTGACAGACACCATGCTGTGTGCTGGGCGCTGGCAGGGCGGCAAGGACACCTGTGGG GGAGATTCGGGGGGCCCGCTCATCTGTAATGGCATGCTGCAAGGTCTCACGTCATGGGGCAGTGATCCCTGTGCCGTGCCCCAACAGCCGGCCCTGTACACCAAGCTGAAGGCTTACCGGAAGTGGATTGAGGACACCATGGTGGCCAACCCCTGA
- the Klk15 gene encoding kallikrein-15 produces MWLLLIFSVLVTSAAQDRDKALQGEECVPHSQPWQVALFERGRFNCGASLISPRWVLSAAHCLTRFMRVRLGEHNLRKRDGPEQLRMVSRVIPHPQYEARSHRHDVMLVQLARPARLTPQVRPVALPTRCPDPGEACRVSGWGLVSNKESGTTGSPESQVSLPDTLHCANISIISDASCNKDYPGRLTSAMVCAGVEGGGTDSCEGDSGGPLICRGALQGIVSWGDVPCDTTTKPGVYTKVCRYLEWIRETMKRN; encoded by the exons ATGTGGCTTCTGCTCATCTTCTCTGTCCTGGTGACATCTGCAG CCCAGGATAGAGACAAGGCGCTGCAAGGGGAGGAGTGTGTGCCCCACTCCCAGCCATGGCAAGTGGCCCTCTTCGAGCGTGGGCGCTTCAACTGCGGGGCTTCCCTCATCTCCCCACGCTGGGTGCTCTCTGCTGCACACTGCCTCACCCG CTTCATGAGAGTGCGCCTGGGCGAGCACAATCTGCGCAAGCGTGATGGCCCCGAGCAACTGCGCATGGTTTCTCGCGTCATCCCCCACCCGCAGTACGAAGCACGCAGCCACCGCCATGACGTCATGTTGGTGCAGCTAGCCAGACCTGCGCGTCTGACCCCCCAGGTGCGCCCAGTGGCTCTGCCCACCCGTTGCCCCGACCCAGGAGAGGCCTGCAGGGTGTCTGGCTGGGGCCTGGTGTCCAACAAGGAGTCCGGGACCACAGGAAGCCCTGAGTCTCAAG TGAGCCTCCCAGACACGCTGCATTGTGCCAACATCAGCATCATCTCGGACGCCTCTTGTAACAAGGATTACCCTGGACGCCTGACAAGCGCCATGGTGTGTGCAGGAGTGGAGGGCGGAGGAACGGACTCCTGCGAG GGTGACTCCGGGGGACCCCTGATCTGTAGAGGTGCTCTTCAGGGCATTGTGTCCTGGGGTGATGTCCCTTGTGACACCACCACCAAGCCTGGTGTCTATACCAAAGTCTGCCGCTACCTGGAGTGGATCAGGGAAACCATGAAGAGGAACTGA
- the Klk1 gene encoding kallikrein-1: MWFLVLSLALSLGGTGAAPPVQSRIIGGWKCEKHSQPWQVAVYHYSSFQCGGVLVHRQWVLTAAHCISNNYQLWLGRPNLFDDEDLAQYAQVSDSFPHPQFNLSLLKNHTRLPDEDYSHDLMLLRLSEPVQITDAVKVLELPTQEPEEGSTCLASGWGSIEPDKFVYPDDLQCVDLEILPNEVCDKAHSQKVTDTMLCIGHLKGGKDTCVGDSGGPLVCNGELQGVTSWGHVPCGSPNMPGIYTKIFSYVTWINDTIENNP; encoded by the exons ATGTGGTTCCTGGTTCTGAGCCTCGCCCTATCTCTGGGGGGGACTG GCGCTGCGCCCCCCGTGCAGTCTCGGATCATCGGTGGCTGGAAGTGTGAGAAGCATTCCCAGCCCTGGCAGGTGGCCGTGTACCACTACAGCAGCTTCCAGTGCGGGGGCGTCCTGGTGCACCGCCAATGGGTGCTCACAGCCGCCCACTGCATCAGCAA CAATTACCAGCTGTGGTTGGGTCGCCCCAACCTGTTTGACGATGAAGACTTGGCTCAGTATGCCCAAGTCAGTGACAGCTTCCCACACCCGCAATTCAACCTGAGCCTCCTGAAGAACCACACCCGCCTCCCCGATGAGGATTACAGCCACGACCTGATGCTGCTCCGCCTGTCGGAGCCCGTGCAGATCACCGATGCTGTGAAGGTCCTGGAGCTGCCCACCCAGGAGCCAGAAGAGGGGAGCACCTGCCTTGCCTCGGGCTGGGGCAGCATAGAACCAGACAAGT TTGTGTACCCAGATGATCTCCAGTGCGTGGACCTTGAAATTCTGCCTAATGAAGTTTGTGACAAAGCCCATTCCCAGAAGGTGACAGACACCATGCTGTGCATCGGGCACTTGAAAGGTGGCAAAGACACCTGTGTG GGTGACTCGGGAGGCCCACTGGTCTGCAATGGTGAGCTCCAGGGTGTCACGTCATGGGGCCATGTCCCATGTGGCAGTCCCAATATGCCTGGTATCTAcaccaaaatattttcttatgtgACTTGGATAAATGACACCATAGAGAACAACCCCTGA